Part of the Dreissena polymorpha isolate Duluth1 chromosome 12, UMN_Dpol_1.0, whole genome shotgun sequence genome, caatagatatgagccttgttcggggaaacatggcctaatgcatggtagtaaagtggcaatagatatgagccttgttcagggaaacatggcctaatgcatggtagtaaagtggcaatagatatgagccttgttcggggaaacatggcctaatgcatggtagtaaagtggcaataaatatgagccttgttcagggaaacatggcctaatgcatggtagtaaagtggcaatagatatgagccttgttcagggaaacatggcctaatgcatggtagtaaagtggcaatagatatgagccttgttcggggaaacatggcctaatgcatggtagtaaagtggcaatagatatgagccttgttcagggaaacatggcctaatgcatggtagtaaagtgcagtttgcacaggctaatcatgaactacactttctgccttaattggCTTTACACGAGGATGAGAGTTTCTTTCAACTAAAATACCTTTCAAGTTGAAAGTATTGTCCCTTAAAGGATtgtgcttactgcacaggctactatATTAGGACACTTagtgcacattcattaagccccgttttcccaaagcgattCTCATATATGTCTTTTAATACAAGCAGTGAGTAGATTTTGAGTGCTTATAGTGTAAATGTAGTATCGGcttacacatacatgtatctttatcAGATATATTAGATTTCAATATTTTTACACTAACTTTTTAATGTATAGATGTTCATTAATTACTTCTAATGAGAAAGACCAACATATATACAATATAGAAGAAAGCAGAATGTATGAGCTTCATGCTTTGTGAGTGTAGACCTCTCCAAAGTGCTTGcatttatttgtgcatacatatATCATtttacccccacaaacaaagtttaggggggtatataggagtgaacttgttggtcggtcggtccgtattaagtgtccgctctctaattcaagtggtttttatccgatcttcaccaaacttggtcaaaagttgtatctacatgatgtctaggccaagttcgaacatgggccttgccgggacaaaaaataggtcacttagtgcattttatttaaacattcagcatgttgtccgctctctaattcaagtagttttcatccgatcttcaccaaacttggtcagaagttgtatctagatgatcttaaggccaagtttgaacatgggccttgccgggtcaaaaactaggtcacagggccacttagtgggttttttaacattcagcatggtgtcctctttcttattcaagtagttttcatcagatctttacccaacttggtcagaagttttatctagatgatctgaaggccaagttcaaacatgggccatgctggatctaaaactaggtcacagggtcacttagtacattttacacattgagcatggtgtctgctctctatttcaagtagtttaaataagatcttcaccacacttggtcagaagttgttactagatgatgtgtaggtcaagttcgaacatgggccatgccgggtcaaaaactaggtcacggggtcatttagtgtgttttaaacctcaccatgttgtccgctctcttattcaagtagtttttatccaatcttctccaaaattggtcagaaattgtatctttataatgtctagggcaagtttgaatatgggtcatgccggttcaaaaacaaggtcacgggatatctaagtgcgttttaaacctcaccatgttgtccgctctctaattcaagtagttttcatacaatcctcaccaaacgtggtcacaagttttatctaaatgatctctaggacaagtttgaacatgggccattccgcgCCTTAAAcctggtcacggggtcactaagtgcgtttttaacattcagcatgttgtccactctctaattcaagtagcttACATCCGATCTTaacaaaacttggtcaaaagttttatggatcttaaggccaagttagaacatgggcctttctgggttaaaaactaggtcaagggtcacttagtgcgttttaaaaattgagcatggtgttcgctgttgtttgtgaagacgacatgcaaaatattatgtgtcaatgcggcatgttggGGTAtttgtcatgtctgtgacaaagctctagtttcttaTTTATTTAGGTAATACATGGTTTTCATTCTAGATTTTCTGAACAAATACTCATCAAAGCCATTTTAAAAGCAGAGATATCTGGTTCAAGAACAGTGAGTTTATTGGCTTGGCATGAAAAGTATACAACTTGATGAAGCTTGTGAATCAATTTGTCATAACTTCaccagcgcttccgttagtggacaTCCGGGCGAAAATTACGCCCGAAAATGGCATTCGTACGTCCATTAGGAAAATAGTGGAAGACACTGAGATTAAGGTCCATGCCTGTAAAAAGTCACCTTTACTCAGTCCTACTCTAGTAGTCTCTTCATTATCCTACTTGCTCTCAAGCTGCATGTTAGTATCCATTTAAGGCCTGTATGAACTCACCTTTACTCAGCATCTATTTTGGTATTGTCCATGTTATTATCCTTGCTATCTGGTGCAGATTGTTATCCGGttgaggagagagagagaggtcTGTATGAATGCACCTTTATCTAGCTCTAATCTAGTACTCTCCTTGTGATCCTTCTTGTTGTCTGGTTACAGGTTTTTATCCGGTCAAGGAGAGAGAGTCTGTATAAATGCATCTTTATCAAGCTCTTATCTAGTACTCTCCTTGTGATCCTTCTTGTAGTCTGGTTACAGGTTGTTATCCGGTTGAGGAGAGAGAGTTCTGTATGAATGCACCTTTATCAAGCTCTAATCTAGTATTCTCCTTGTGATCCTGCTTTTTGTCTGGTTACAGGTCGTTATCCGTTGAGGAGAGAGAGCTCTGCATGAATGCACCTTTATCGAATCTAGTATTCTTCTTGATGCACCTTTTCTTATCTAGTATTCTCCTTGTGATAAGTCTTACTCCGCAGGTCGTTACCCGGTTGAGGAGCGGGAGGTGCTGGCCCGGATGGACTCCCCCTACGTCCGCAAGCTGGAGGGCATGGTATCCCAGGACATCATCATGCGGACCATCCGGAAACACCTTGCAGAGACAGGTAATTATTTGCTTGTGTGTCTTTGGTTTTTTGCTTTACTTGCAATTGTTATGCCTCAACAAAGTGGGAGGTATCCAGCATTGCACTAGTAAGTATGCCTATACAAAAGTTAAATTACTTTAGTTCAAAACTGAAGTGCTGTACTAGTATTGACTGTAAACAGCCGTATGTGTTTCTATAGGACTGTAGGGGAACAATCTAGTTATCATTCATACAGCTATAATACTGCAAACGATGAGTACCACTGCTGCCCTGTGTTTGCAGGAGATGACTTCCCGTCCAGTACGGCCCTATTGGAGGCAGCGTTTGCTATGGCAGCTCAACAGTCATCACAGTCTACACAGTGTCTGCATTCTAACCTGCCTGCCTCACAGCAACATCAGCAGCAACAACACTATGACCAGCAGCAGCAGgtgcaacagcagcagcaacaacatcatAATCAGCACTTGCAACAGCAACAACATCAGTATCAACAGCAGCAGTTACAACTGCAGCAGCCACAACAACAGCAGCAAAATCAGCTACAATCACATCAGCatctgcagcagcagcagcaacagcagcaggagCTCGTAGATCCTCGAGTGAACACGTCTTTAGATCTGGCTCAGATCTCACAAGGGCGGTCACAGAGTTTGCCTCCTCAGTCCACACAAGCCACCGTAGATATGGAGGTATCTACAGCTGAACAGAACACAAGACAAGGCTCGGTTAAACAGCACGTTGCATCTGTATTCTGTATCAGTTCAACAGAAGTGTCGAGTAAGAATGTTGATAAACAGGCTTTTCAGTATTTAGCTGATATATTTGGCTTTTTAACCGGTCAGTTAACAACACTTTCTGATGCATCATTTTAAAAACAGAACAATTTATCACAGGCTTCCACTTATTGGTGTCAGTCAGCATGTAAAACATATTGATGGGTAATAAAAAGTGACATGTTAAAGCCTGTCAATGCCTCTTGTGATGCCTTATGCGCTCACAAATGCCCCAAAATGgctaaaccctttaccacttatagaCGTATTTTCACGCAATTGTAGTCTCTCAGgaaagtaaaaatatgtatctaagtggtaaagggttaagctgaTTTCCGCCTCTGCAGCTTCTAGCTTTCAAGGAATGATGCATTATTATTCCTGTTATTTCTTTCTAGCTGATGATCTTCTGAAGGAGAATCTGGAACTGAAGGAACAGAGGCTGTGTAAAATCTGTATGGCATGTGAGACCAATGTGGTCTTTCTGCCCTGTGGCCACTTTGTCTCATGTGCTGGCTGTGCCCCGGCTTTACAGCTGTGTCCCATATGCAGAGCAACCATAAAGGGAACTGTCAGAACTTATGTAGCATGAGGCTTACAAGGGAATGTATCAAATGGCATCAATTAGTGGAAACATCTGGACTGTGTATGGTAACTTAATAAGGCTAGCTTGTATATTGGCACACATGTTGGGCCACAGTGAAGGAAACCAAAAGGACTGATATAGCCTTAGTCTTCCCAAAACATGTGACCAATATACAGAGCTACCAGCATATTGGGAGACATCCAAAGTTACGGAGCCTTATGCTGACTAACTGTAAGGGGGTTAATGgaaacttttattacttgtatgaAACTCCTAAAGACTTATCGTGTATAATTCTTCTAAGCAACCGAGTCCAATCTGTCAAGTGGGTTTTTTATTCATTGCACTGTTACTATTCCGGCTAAGAGTTTATTTGGCTTGAAAACTCATGGGAGTCAATTCAAATTTGAAAGCAGTTCTTTATGTTAACTCATTGTTAACTAAGTAATTAATAGAAATACCTTAAAACAAGAAACTTTATCAGTCCATACATTTTTGTTAACATCTGATagtcatttattttaaacaaatgatcAATTGCCTATGCAATACAGCACAATACTTACAACAGGCCTTTGAGCATAAACATGATTAAAGCTGGGCTCACCGCTTTGTTGATTGAAAGTAATTATGTGGTTCAGTTGtgcaatattgtttttttgtgtgcatttgtttGTCTTATTGAATTGTGTTCATGAactatttatgcccccttcgaataagagggtgtatattgttttgcacatgtcggtcggtccgtccgtccgtcggtccgtccactgaatggtttctggatgataactcaagaacgcttatgcctaggatcatgaaacctcataggtacattgatcatgactcgcagatgacccctattgattttcaggtcaaaagtcaaggtcacggtgacttgaaccggtaaaatggtttccggatgataattcaagaacgcatatgcctaggatcatgaaacttcataggtacattgatcatgacttgcagatgacccctattgattttcaggtcactaggtcaaaggtcaaggtcacggtgactcgacacaaaaaaatggtttccggatgataattcaagaacgcttacgcctaggatcatgaaacttcataggtacattgatcatgactcgcagatgacccctattgcttttcaggtcactaggtcaaaggtcaaggtcatggggtgactcgaaccagtaaaatggtttccgaatgataactcaagaacactttggcctaggatcatgaaacttcataggtacattaatcatgactcgcagatgacccctattgattttcaggtcactaggtcaatgtcatAGTGGCAAAAAagttattcacacaatggctgccactacaactgacagcccatatgggggggcatgcatgttttacaaacagccgttGTTAAATATATCATTCATGAATATCATTAGAAAAACATTGAACATGTATAAAACGTTAGTTCTGTAAAAAGTTAGTTTGCGAAGGAAGCtaaatatttaacactttacATTTTACATGAACTGTTTTGAATCTCAGTTATTATGctaagctcacttgagcacaaagtTCTCAACATAGAGCTCTTCTGGTCTTTCACTATCAGTCATCCTTGGTTCCCATTCGTCATCGTAAACAAACAACTTCAAATATAGATTATGGtcttgaaataaataaaccaaattgtGGTCTGAAAAGgtggtcctctaccaaatttttttttacggGAGATTGTTAAATATACAAACTTAAAAAGAGAATAATATTTAAGCCCCCCTCCCTTTTCAAATTAAGGCGAGCATATTGCTTTGCACTTGTATGCCTGTTGGGCGGTTTGATTGTTTTACATAATACTTAAGTATGCTTTTACCTACGGTCTACAATCATGTACATTTACATGATGGTTACTTTAGATGAAAAAAGTATGTCTATCAAGTTTGAGGCTAACATGTCACAGATCGTTTTCATGGGacattgtattatgaaatttgttTGAGCATGATATCTTGAGAACGCTTAAACTATCATGTTCATTGTTATGATGGTCACTTGGTAGGAAAGAAAGGCAACTATAGATTGTCAGGTCAAccggttaaaggttaaggtcatatgGGACTGTTACATAAAATGTAGACCATTTCGTTTATGTACATAATCTTTAGAATGCTTAAACCCACGTTTTTGCAAATTGTTTTGAATTTTACTAGGTATGAACGGTAGAATTCTTtagattcttaaaattaaaaGGTTAAATGTCAAGATCTCAGGGGCTTATAACATGAGATTAAGAATACTACTTTTCAGCACAATATATAGAGAACACTTTGCTGTATCCTGATGCAAGTCGTCAAGGTCATGTGTGTTTTTAATCCTAATATCAAATCAACTATTATTCTGTGCAGTCGTGAACATACTGTGTATATTTACACTTCGTCTTGGCTGCATATCAGTGCcatacatgttttaaaaacatctcttgtttatcgTCCTGTTGACCTCATGTATTTGCTGATTAGATATGTCATTATCTTTTGTTGCAATCAATCCCTTTGTATGTGTACACGTTAGAACATTCTAAGAATTGAGGACCCAAAGGTGAGCGACACAGTGCCATGTTGGtcgtattgttttattttaaatcttttgCTAGTCATGTTGCAATATTAATTAGCtatgtattgttgtttatttagatttttgtTTACTTTGAACCTGTGGCTACTCATAtcacaatattatttattattatacaaatatgtgtattgtTGTTAATTTAATTTCTTACATATATCAATGTCATTAGATTTTGTAGCTCATTTTTAAAGTCGTTATCATCATTTTGCTATGAAAATATATCTAAGTAACCGCTATGTTTTCTGGCTTAGTTTTTATAAGAGCCTATTTCTTAAAAACAAAAGAAGCCCTATGCAATTTTTAATACCTGTAAGACCCTCAGTTTCAACAACACAACTAACTATGAGATAAGTTTTTGAGCCTGGCTGTTGGGAAACGCAACTTAAGTTGTGTGTTCCCGCAGGCGACTTAAGTTGTGTGTTCCCACAGGCGACTTAAGTTATGTGTTCCCGCAGGCGACTTAAGTTGTGTGTTCCCACAGGCGACTTAAGTTATGTGTTCCCGCAGGCGACTTAAGTTGTGTGTTCCCGCAGGGGACTTTAGTTGTGTGTTCCCGCAGACTTATTAGGGACCACAGTTTTCTCCTTAACTAGATGTTcgctaagatgagacttccttaaaatgaaaaatatcatacaagtggaACGTATTGTCCTTGAAAAGTCtcagcagaccgcacaggcttatcttgggtaacactttactaacatgcattaagcctcagcagaccgcacagtctaatcttgggcaacactttactaacatgcattaagcctcagcagaccgcacagtctaatcttgggtaacactttactaacatgcattaagcctcagcaGACCGCACAGTCTTATCTTGGGTAACACTtcactaacatgcattaagcctcagcagaccgcacaggttaatcttgggtaacactttactaacatgcattaagcctcagcagaccgcacaggcttatcttgggtaacactttactaacatgcattaagcctcagcagaccgcacaggcttatcttgggtaacactttactaacatgcattaagcctcagcagaccgcacagtctaatcttgggcaacactttactaacatgcattaagcctcagcagaccgcacagtctaatcttgggcaacactttactaacatgcattaagcctcagcagaccgcacaggcttatcttgggtaACACTtcactaacatgcattaagcctcagcagaccgcacaggttaatcttgggtaacactttactaacatgcattaagcctcagcagaccgcacaggcttatcttgggtaacactttactaacatgcattaagcctcagcagaccgcacagtctaatcttgggcaacactttactaacatgcattaagcctcagcagaccgcacagtctaatcttgggcaacactttactaacatgcattcagcctcagcagaccgcacaggctaatcttgggcaaCACTTCACTAACATTCATTAAGCCtcagcagaccgcacaggcttatcttgggtaACACTTTACTAACATTAAGTCtcagcagaccgcacaggcttatcttgggtaacactttactaacatgcattaagcctcagcagaccgcacaggctaatcttgggtaacactttattaacatgcattaagcctcagcagaccgcacaggctaatcttgggtaacactttacttacatgcattaagcctcagcagactgcacaggctaatcttgggtaacgctttactaacatgcattaagcctcagcagactgcacaggctaatcttgggtaacactttactaacatgcattaagcctcagcagactgcacaggctaatcttgggtaacactttactaacatgcattaagcctcagcagactgcacaggctaatcttgggtaacgctttactaacatgcattaagtctcagcagactgcacaggctaatcttgggtaACACTTCACtaaaatgcattaagcctcagcagactgcacaggctaattttgggtaacactttactaacatgcattaagcctcagcaGACCGCACAGTCTAATCCTGGGAACACTtcactaacatgcattaagcctcagcagaccgcacagtctaatcttgggcaacactttactaacatgcattaagcctcagcagaccgcacagtctaatcttgggcaacactttacttaatgcaaaaagcctcagcagaccgcacagtctaatcttgggcaacactttacttaatgcaaaaagcctcagcagaccgcacagtctaatcttg contains:
- the LOC127853368 gene encoding RING finger protein B-like isoform X2; translated protein: MLAGSLAAHLSCRSKVKVMLPWWCKNIAVRMMLEVVQPTTHQKQVVSYSAGRYPVEEREVLARMDSPYVRKLEGMVSQDIIMRTIRKHLAETGDDFPSSTALLEAAFAMAAQQSSQSTQCLHSNLPASQQHQQQQHYDQQQQVQQQQQQHHNQHLQQQQHQYQQQQLQLQQPQQQQQNQLQSHQHLQQQQQQQQELVDPRVNTSLDLAQISQGRSQSLPPQSTQATVDMEVSTAEQNTRQGSVKQHVASVFCISSTEVSTDDLLKENLELKEQRLCKICMACETNVVFLPCGHFVSCAGCAPALQLCPICRATIKGTVRTYVA